The stretch of DNA TCGCGGTCGATGCGGCGAAGCGATCGACGATCGGGGCAGGGAGATTCAAACGGTCTGTCGCGACCACGACCGTCGGGACGCGCTCCGTCGCCGATCCCCACACCGCGCCGACGAGCGAGAGCACCACGACCGGTGCGGCGAACAGAAGACCCAACGAGCGCCGATCGCGCCGGAAGCCGAGGACGATCCGCTGCGCGACGGCGCGGACGCGATGCGGATCCATCAGCGTGCCTCCGCGAGCGCGACGAAAGCGCCTTCGAGATCGCGCGCGCCCGCTCGCGCGACGAGCTCGTTCGCAGTGCCCTCTGCGAGCACGACGCCGCCGCGGATCAGGCCAAGACGATCACACCGTGACGCCTCATCCATGACGTGACTGGACACGAGCATCGTGATCCCGGATGCCGCGAGCATCCGAAAGTGCGACCAGAACTCCTTGCGCAGCAGCGGATCGACTCCGACCGTGGGCTCATCGAGGAGCAGGAGACTCGGACGATGAAGGAGGGTCGCAGCCAGCGACACGCGCGTGCGCATCCCGCCCGATAGCGTGCTCACGACGGAGCGACGGCGCTCGAGGAGGTCGACGGTGCGCAGCGACTCCTCGATCCGGTCGTCCGCGTTGGCGACGCCCTGGAGGGCCGCGAAGAAGCTGAG from Candidatus Limnocylindria bacterium encodes:
- a CDS encoding ABC transporter ATP-binding protein is translated as MRADFAVIAQGVRKRFGVIEALRGLDVRVRTGEIYGLLGPNGSGKTTFIRCVAGLLRPEGGTLTVLGGTPRAAVTAAQVGYMTQAPALYGELSVQENLSFFAALQGVANADDRIEESLRTVDLLERRRSVVSTLSGGMRTRVSLAATLLHRPSLLLLDEPTVGVDPLLRKEFWSHFRMLAASGITMLVSSHVMDEASRCDRLGLIRGGVVLAEGTANELVARAGARDLEGAFVALAEAR